Proteins found in one Candidatus Zixiibacteriota bacterium genomic segment:
- a CDS encoding zinc ribbon domain-containing protein — protein sequence MPTYEYRCRACGHEFEAVQPITDEPVRLCPQCGKEQVERLISPGAGLLFKGSGFYITDYRSESYKKSADAEKPKPPKPKSESKTDPKPTGGSKSSD from the coding sequence ATGCCGACATACGAGTACCGCTGCCGCGCCTGCGGCCACGAATTCGAGGCCGTTCAGCCGATCACCGACGAGCCGGTTCGCCTGTGCCCGCAGTGTGGCAAAGAACAGGTCGAACGCCTCATCTCACCCGGCGCGGGGCTGCTCTTCAAAGGGTCCGGCTTCTACATCACCGACTATCGCTCCGAGTCCTACAAGAAGTCCGCCGACGCAGAAAAGCCGAAGCCCCCCAAGCCGAAGTCGGAATCCAAGACCGACCCCAAGCCAACGGGCGGCTCGAAAAGCTCCGACTAA
- a CDS encoding PQQ-binding-like beta-propeller repeat protein — protein sequence MPGMIHRRLVLPAAALVTLCVASCATTSGRLDFPQKTPHSWPTVRCTPDNRGVAGTAQAAIDSLCWESKTGGEAASEPTVSDGRLYFSGHDRRLEVFDAENGNRVFRERFDGPVSGTLVGNGAITFLTDQVEQRAFTYGFGPAGRRLSFPIPPSACAPRRLTDSTLLVAGLRGMLQSCAADGRVVWSRETEGPILSTPALVDSIIYAASGRTVLAINARNGTEVWQHRSTGAVRAAPSVKERVYFGSSDSLVYALDPLTGAMVWFASVDGAVATTPVAGPDHVYVAVNDGSVYALRADDGTEMWRHETGAIANLSPTLSGHRLLVATREGRLLMLDAVSGIMEREQRLRGPATVSPVVVGACVFVADTKRRLYCFGPGNSASNARIP from the coding sequence ATGCCCGGAATGATTCATCGCCGATTGGTGCTGCCCGCCGCAGCTCTCGTGACCTTGTGCGTCGCATCGTGCGCGACGACCAGCGGTCGCCTCGACTTTCCGCAGAAAACTCCCCATAGCTGGCCGACCGTCCGCTGCACGCCCGACAATCGCGGTGTCGCTGGCACCGCTCAGGCCGCGATCGACTCTCTCTGTTGGGAATCGAAGACCGGGGGAGAGGCCGCCTCCGAACCGACCGTATCGGACGGACGCCTGTATTTCTCCGGGCACGACCGCCGGCTGGAAGTCTTCGATGCCGAAAACGGCAATCGCGTGTTCCGGGAACGCTTCGATGGACCGGTCAGCGGTACTCTCGTGGGAAACGGCGCGATCACCTTCCTGACCGATCAGGTGGAACAGCGTGCCTTTACCTATGGATTCGGACCGGCCGGCCGACGCTTGTCATTCCCAATACCGCCGAGCGCCTGCGCGCCGCGACGGCTGACCGATTCCACACTGCTGGTCGCCGGATTGCGTGGTATGCTGCAAAGCTGTGCCGCCGATGGCCGCGTCGTCTGGTCCCGGGAGACGGAGGGGCCGATCCTCAGCACTCCGGCCCTCGTCGATTCTATCATCTATGCGGCGAGCGGGCGCACGGTGCTGGCGATCAACGCGCGCAACGGCACCGAAGTGTGGCAGCACCGTTCGACCGGGGCCGTCCGTGCCGCTCCCTCGGTGAAAGAACGTGTCTACTTCGGGTCGAGCGACTCGCTCGTTTACGCGCTCGATCCGCTGACCGGAGCAATGGTCTGGTTCGCATCGGTCGATGGCGCGGTGGCAACGACACCCGTCGCCGGGCCCGATCACGTCTATGTCGCCGTCAATGACGGCTCCGTCTATGCATTGCGCGCCGATGACGGCACGGAAATGTGGCGGCATGAAACCGGCGCAATCGCCAATCTCTCGCCAACATTGTCAGGTCATCGACTCTTGGTTGCGACGCGCGAGGGCCGCCTTCTGATGTTGGATGCGGTCTCCGGCATCATGGAACGCGAACAACGCCTGCGCGGACCGGCGACCGTTTCACCCGTCGTCGTGGGCGCCTGCGTATTTGTCGCCGATACCAAGCGGCGCTTGTACTGCTTTGGCCCCGGAAACTCCGCGTCGAATGCCCGAATCCCTTGA
- a CDS encoding Hsp20/alpha crystallin family protein, whose translation MSLVKYQRSNGMAPLASVVNRLFDDFLPGVWSDSESGTFRFRPSVDVIEENDHIAIKADMPGMDRKDIKVTVADGVLTIEGSRSETREEKKDSYARTERFMGTFCRSFNLPRWADGSRINADYKNGVLTVTVPKLESARPKEIEVKVS comes from the coding sequence ATGTCACTCGTCAAGTATCAACGCTCCAATGGGATGGCGCCGCTCGCCTCCGTCGTCAACCGGCTCTTCGACGACTTCCTGCCCGGCGTGTGGTCCGACAGCGAGTCCGGCACCTTCCGGTTCCGCCCGTCGGTCGATGTGATCGAGGAGAATGATCACATCGCAATCAAGGCTGACATGCCCGGCATGGATCGCAAGGACATCAAGGTCACGGTCGCCGATGGTGTACTGACCATCGAGGGGAGCCGTTCGGAAACCCGCGAGGAGAAGAAGGATTCCTACGCCCGCACCGAGCGTTTCATGGGGACATTCTGTCGCAGCTTCAACCTGCCGCGTTGGGCCGATGGCTCGCGCATCAACGCCGACTACAAAAACGGCGTCCTCACAGTGACGGTGCCGAAGCTGGAATCGGCGCGTCCCAAAGAAATCGAGGTGAAGGTCAGCTGA